TCGTTTGGAGTTCATTTGGGTTTCATTTCGCGTTTCCGCACCATTTCATCTGAGTTCGTCACGCACACCGCACCAAACAAACTACATACAGACACACTCGCACATATAGATCTCTCTCAAATGTatttgtatgtgtatgtgtatatagGGTACTCAATGAATATgtgaagaaaattttcagtAATTTATCAAGATTGATTCTCGTCGAATGATTACGGATCTCAGTGGAAGAAATCATGACCAGAAAATCCTTATGGAATTTTCCTAGGTATCTCCGAAATCTAGATCTCAGTTGATCCGGCGGccaaatcaatcaaatttcAGATCGGAAGTTTAAGCGGCTGAAAGGGTGAGGAGTTTGTTTTTTGAGAAATACTTGAGAAAATGCCGGTGCAGGCGGATTTAGATAGGCAAATAGAGCACTTGATGGAATGCAAGCCGCTATCGGAGGCGGAGGTAAAGACTTTGTGCGATCAAGCGCGAGCGGTTCTAGTGGAGGAATGGAATGTGCAGCCCGTGAAATGCCCCGTCACTGTGTGCGGAGATATTCATGGACAGTTTTACGATCTGATCGAGCTTTTCCGGATAGGCGGCAAAGCTCCTGATAccaattatctttttatggGAGACTACGTCGGTGAGTTTTTACTTCTTCCGTTggtttttgttgaatttattgaGGAGGGTTGGGATTTTTGAAGTAGTTGTTAACATGGATAATTTATAGGTTTGTTCTTGACTGACGCTCATTTGGTGGTTGTTATGGAGAGTAGTATGGAAAGATAAGAAGTGCTTTAATTTGCTGAACTCTTTTTGTTTGGTTGACTATGAAATTAgattactaatatatttgaaGATGTGTGAATCAATGAGTAAGGTATAATATTTCGTATTTAATTGTATctatttttggaaaaacaaATGCCAGTGTGAGATGATTTTTAAGCACATTGTTTAGTTTGATTCAAACCAAAATGCATTGGAGCTGATTCCACAGCTAATCGCTTAGTTGCAGCTTTGAAGATACTTATTAAGCGTCAGCTATGTGGTGAGCTGATACGTATTGGAAATTGACAGTATGGTTTATATAATGCTTACATGTTTATTGCTTTCTGACACTAAACAAGTCACTGGATACGTTGGAGCAAAATGGTCCAGGAAAGCCGGGTGACGTATGTTTCAAGCCCAATTATATTATGTCCTTTTTCAATGATTGCTGACATCAAAATGATGAACTGTTCCGATGTTGTCGTGGTTAGATTTTATGAGGTGAATGTAAGCTGGCAGTTGATCTGTGGTTCAGAGAATTTGGGCTTAAGATACGCGACATTGCGGCtcaatgatatatttttcatcattttattcCTGGATAATGCTTCTATTAACTTTGACTGACGTCACTTGGATACAATTGAAATAAACATGACTTCGGTGAAGATGAGGCAATAGTTGTGCAAGCACATAAGAGAGCATGTCTGTGCTAGAGGTCTTTTACATGTTACTGCAAAGTTGgtgtataagaaaaaaaaagtgtttttGTCTTTGATTTATTGCTTGGGTCTCATGCTTCTAAGTGAATTTGAAGATGCATTAACTTGCTTTTAATGGGATTCCTTTACTTGATCTTCTGTGCTAAAATTAATCCCTTCTAGTACCTGaaggttttattttatgtaagatGCTTTAATCTTTCTATGAGGTGTATCATAACATTCCATTAATGACTTATTCATTTAATGCAGACCGTGGTTACTACTCGGTGGAAACAGTCACACTCTTGGTGGCTCTGAAAGTTCGTTATCGAGATAGAATCACAATCCTTAGAGGAAATCATGAAAGTCGGCAAATCACTCAAGTGTATGACCTTAATGCTCACAAGTTATCATTAAATTGTTTTGGATCAGTTCTAATACCAAACTAAATGATGCATAAATGTTCTCAGTCTAACTAAAAGTTGGCTTTGTCTCATATGTTACTATGACAGTGTTCTGCTACTATTTGTGTTGTAATTCTGTTAATTCTCGTCTACTTGCATGGTCATTTTGAACGTTGCAATCTCAGACTCTAGGTAGTAAACCTATAGCAGATTTAGAACTTCAAGTGGGTGTGTGTAGGCATTGTATTTGTGATTATCTGTAAAGAACCTACATTAGTtatatagaagaaaataagGCTGGTCTTTTGCTATGCAATGGAGTATTTATTATCGCTTATGTTCCAAAAATGACAGCAGATTTTATGAATCATGGTTCATCTTATGCTCATAATCTTCATTTCAGTTATGACAATGGACATGAAAAACCCACTTATAGTCCtccaaaattatgaaaaggtCTTGCAATTTCTGATGTACAATGTTTgtcttaattaaatattgttacCATTcgtcaaatgaaaaatactttttggTTCGTCTCATGAGAAACTAGTCTTGCGTACATTACAATTGACTTGGCTTTAGAGGGATCACACGCTTGCTGAATGTCTGTATTGAAACTATTTCCAAAGTTCTCAGGTTTTAAGTATTATATGGATTTTTGGATTTGAATAAATCCAGAATTATTCATCTACTTTTCCTTGCAACAGTTATGGGTTCTATGATGAATGCTTGAGGAAGTATGGAAATGCCAACGTATGGAAGTATTTCACTGATCTTTTTGATTATTTGCCCTTGACAGCACTTATTGAGAGTCAGGTTTGGATGATATAAACACAGaaacacccccccccccccaattataccgtttgtttttttttttgcccNNNNNNNNNNNNNNNNNNNNNNNNNNNNNNNNNNNNNNNNNNNNNNNNNNNNNNNNNNNNNNNNNNNNNNNNNNNNNNNNNNNNNNNNNNNNNNNNNNNNNNNNNNNNNNNNNNNNNNNNNNNNNNNNNNNNNNNNNNNNNNNNNNNNNNNNNNGTTTTGATAATCACAACATaaacaccccccccccccaattatagcattttgattttatctgaTGCCTCGACAATTTGCTTGTAGGTCTTCTGTCTGCATGGGGGTCTTTCACCTTCGCTTGACACCTTAGATAATATTCGAGCTTTGGACCGCATTCAGGAGGTAAAAACAAGGTTTTCTGATGCCTCATTTTTACATCCATTACATTTTTCTGTGTTTCGAGATTTTTCTTTCCTGGTGTGTGTATGGTTGTGGTGCACCCTCGTGGCGGTTGTGGGTGGTGGCCTCCAATTTAATGATTTAAGGTCTTGTTTTTTCtagtttgaaatttatgcTATTGAAAATCTATACAAAAATGTAGCATCTTCAATTTCTGCTATATTGCTAGTTTTGTCAACTAATGATGGGTGCTTGAGATCCTATTATCTTCTTTATCTTTAGGCTTTTGTTGTTTGCTTGTTCATTCTGATAAAGACATTAGCTTCTCAGTTACAAAGTACTGACCTTAATCAGATGGAGTAGCCTAcacataatttctttcatCGTGTTCTGCTGGACTCTTAGGTTCCACATGAAGGACCAATGTGTGATCTTTTGTGGTCTGATCCGGATGATCGATGTGGATGGGGCATATCCCCACGTGGGGCTGGCTACACCTTCGGACAAGATATAGCTGCTCAGTTCAACCACACAAATGGCCTTACTCTAATTTCAAGAGCTCATCAACTTGTCATGGAGGGTTACAATTGGTGTCAGGTTGGTCTTTAATCTGAATGATTTGAGACTGAGTTAACCACTCGTTAGTCCAACAATAGTTAACTGGTTATTTATTGCTTTCATCTGGATTTGT
The window above is part of the Sesamum indicum cultivar Zhongzhi No. 13 linkage group LG2, S_indicum_v1.0, whole genome shotgun sequence genome. Proteins encoded here:
- the LOC105156575 gene encoding serine/threonine-protein phosphatase PP2A catalytic subunit-like, with amino-acid sequence MPVQADLDRQIEHLMECKPLSEAEVKTLCDQARAVLVEEWNVQPVKCPVTVCGDIHGQFYDLIELFRIGGKAPDTNYLFMGDYVDRGYYSVETVTLLVALKVRYRDRITILRGNHESRQITQVYGFYDECLRKYGNANVWKYFTDLFDYLPLTALIESQVFCLHGGLSPSLDTLDNIRALDRIQEVPHEGPMCDLLWSDPDDRCGWGISPRGAGYTFGQDIAAQFNHTNGLTLISRAHQLVMEGYNWCQDKNVVTVFSAPNYCYRCGNMAAILEIGENMEQNFLQFDPAPRQIEPDTTRKTPDYFL